The proteins below are encoded in one region of Hyla sarda isolate aHylSar1 unplaced genomic scaffold, aHylSar1.hap1 scaffold_2851, whole genome shotgun sequence:
- the LOC130326629 gene encoding diacylglycerol kinase delta-like — protein sequence MVTTEHLHRNCISFTLTINLYIQCSTLNEKLDSLVRTLNEESLALLTPSPRNLHPDSALKENGKELNEKDDVAKMFQSKEQLILRANSLKKALKQIIEQAEKVVDEQNKHTQVFNNPATSPGLKENSEDFNKELEHMGKLSTYFTVYFCVFYVEI from the exons ATGGTTACAACAGAACACCTACACAGAAACTGCATCAGCTTCACCCTCACCAttaacctgtatattcag TGTTCAACGCTTAATGAAAAGCTAGATTCACTTGTACGGACTCTTAATGAAGAGTCCTTGGCATTATTGACTCCCTCACCTCGAAACCTTCATCCAGACTCTGCGCTGAAGGAAAATGGCAAAGAATTGAATGAAAAAGATGATGTAGCAAAAATGTTCCAATCCAAGGAGCAACTAATATTGAGGGCAAATAGCCTAAAGAAAGCTCTGAAGCAAATTATTGAGCAGGCGGAGAAGG TTGTGGATGAGCAAAACAAACACACTCAAGTATTCAACAATCCTGCAACATCACCAGGCCTAAAAGAGAACTCAGAAGACTTCAACAAAGAGCTTGAACACATGGGTAAGCTAAGTACTTATTTTACTGTGTACTTTTGTGTGTTCTATGTGGAGATATAA